In a genomic window of Corynebacterium lizhenjunii:
- the pgl gene encoding 6-phosphogluconolactonase, translating to MVQVQRVSDMAELVTQAALKFIDTVAAAQAPGGGVHGDGVARVVLTGGGAGIGLLRQLAQFDAAARAHSEDYPVLAVDWSRVHVFFGDERNVPTTDPDSNEGQARAALLDHVDIPEQHIHGFDLGAIAMDAAADAYAGELEEFAPQGFDLHLLGMGGEGHINSLFPHTDAVRETTRLVVPVHDSPKPPAERVTLTLPAVNSAAQVWLLVAGAEKAAAAAQVVAGADPEFWPAAGVQGTVGTVLFLADDAAAEL from the coding sequence ATGGTACAGGTTCAGCGCGTTAGCGATATGGCAGAGCTCGTCACTCAGGCGGCCCTGAAGTTCATTGATACCGTAGCGGCTGCCCAAGCCCCTGGCGGCGGCGTTCACGGCGACGGCGTAGCCCGAGTGGTCCTAACGGGTGGCGGTGCAGGAATAGGCCTGTTGCGCCAGTTGGCGCAGTTCGATGCCGCAGCTCGCGCGCACAGCGAGGATTATCCCGTGCTGGCGGTGGACTGGTCCCGCGTTCACGTCTTCTTCGGCGACGAGCGCAATGTCCCCACCACTGATCCGGACTCCAATGAGGGCCAAGCCCGCGCCGCGCTGCTAGACCACGTCGACATTCCGGAACAGCACATCCACGGCTTTGATCTGGGTGCTATCGCCATGGACGCGGCAGCCGATGCCTACGCCGGCGAGCTGGAGGAGTTCGCGCCCCAAGGCTTCGACTTGCACTTGCTGGGCATGGGCGGTGAAGGTCACATTAACTCGCTCTTCCCGCATACCGATGCCGTTCGCGAGACCACCCGCCTGGTGGTCCCCGTCCATGACTCCCCCAAGCCTCCCGCTGAGCGCGTCACGCTCACCCTACCGGCAGTAAATTCGGCAGCCCAGGTCTGGCTTCTGGTCGCGGGTGCAGAAAAAGCTGCCGCAGCCGCCCAGGTTGTCGCCGGAGCCGATCCCGAGTTCTGGCCTGCCGCTGGCGTCCAAGGCACCGTGGGCACCGTGCTCTTCCTTGCCGACGATGCCGCCGCGGAACTCTAG
- the secG gene encoding preprotein translocase subunit SecG, protein MTLALQIILVLSAVLMTVFILLHKGKGGGLSSLFGGGVQSNLSGSTVVEKNLDRVTIVMVIVWLGCIVGLNLIQAFSA, encoded by the coding sequence ATGACTCTGGCACTGCAGATTATTTTGGTGCTTTCCGCGGTTTTGATGACCGTGTTCATTCTGCTGCACAAGGGCAAGGGCGGTGGCCTGTCTAGCTTGTTCGGTGGCGGCGTGCAGTCTAACCTGTCGGGTTCTACCGTCGTGGAAAAGAACCTGGACCGCGTGACCATCGTGATGGTTATTGTGTGGTTGGGCTGCATCGTTGGCCTCAACCTCATCCAGGCCTTCAGCGCTTAA
- a CDS encoding quinone oxidoreductase family protein produces MFAIQVTQHGGPEVLEYVETHAPTPTPDQVLVDVEVAGVNYIDTYYREGAYPAATPFILGQEGTGRVAHDPQGKIAPGTKVAWDSAMGSYAQQVCVARDRLVAVPDEIDSDVAASMLLQGITAHYLTHGVYQLGEGASCLITAGAGGVGLVATQMAKNLGATVYTVVSSEEKEALSYEAGADHVFRYGDDLAQRVRSHNQGRGVDVVYDGVGKDTFTQSLQVVRSRGTVCLFGAASGPVAPVDPQLLNQHGSLFLTRPSIGAWTSQEGEFEMRAQAVVQAVAEGKLRLRIGKHYQLADAAQAHRDLQARATTGSIVLRVQ; encoded by the coding sequence ATGTTTGCCATTCAAGTAACACAGCACGGCGGCCCTGAGGTTCTCGAGTATGTAGAGACACACGCCCCCACCCCCACGCCGGATCAGGTTCTGGTTGATGTTGAGGTGGCGGGCGTTAACTATATTGACACCTATTACCGCGAGGGCGCCTATCCCGCCGCAACCCCTTTCATCTTGGGCCAGGAGGGCACCGGCCGGGTGGCCCATGACCCCCAGGGAAAGATTGCTCCCGGCACCAAGGTAGCGTGGGATAGCGCCATGGGCTCCTATGCCCAGCAGGTGTGCGTGGCCCGCGACCGCCTGGTGGCAGTACCGGACGAGATTGACAGTGACGTCGCCGCTAGCATGTTGCTCCAGGGAATAACCGCCCACTACCTCACTCATGGGGTGTATCAGTTGGGTGAGGGCGCAAGTTGCCTGATCACCGCCGGTGCCGGAGGCGTGGGTCTTGTGGCCACACAGATGGCCAAGAACTTAGGCGCCACGGTCTACACGGTGGTCTCTAGTGAGGAGAAGGAGGCCTTGTCCTACGAGGCCGGCGCGGATCACGTCTTCCGCTATGGCGATGACCTGGCCCAGCGCGTGCGCAGTCACAATCAGGGACGCGGCGTGGACGTGGTCTATGACGGCGTGGGGAAGGATACTTTCACCCAGTCGTTACAGGTGGTGCGTTCTCGCGGTACGGTCTGCTTGTTTGGGGCGGCCTCTGGTCCGGTGGCTCCGGTGGATCCGCAGCTGCTCAATCAGCACGGTTCGCTGTTTTTGACTCGCCCGTCTATCGGTGCGTGGACTTCCCAGGAGGGAGAATTTGAGATGCGTGCCCAGGCGGTGGTGCAGGCCGTTGCTGAGGGCAAGCTGCGACTGCGGATAGGTAAGCACTACCAGTTGGCCGATGCCGCCCAGGCGCACCGTGACCTGCAGGCGCGGGCGACCACGGGGTCCATCGTCCTGCGAGTGCAATAA
- the zwf gene encoding glucose-6-phosphate dehydrogenase, which translates to MVIFGVTGDLAYKKLLPAIYDLANRGLLPAGFTLVGFGRREWDKQQFGDYVKQAVRDGARTKFDHNVWTHLAEGIEFVTGNFDDSGFDTLAARLAELDAARGTGSNWAYYLSVPPDYFATICHQMQRVGMSHSAENSWRRVIIEKPFGHDQESARELNEIVNAVFPESAVFRIDHYLGKETVQNILALRFANQIFEPMWNANYIDHVQITMAEDIGLGGRAGYYDGIGAARDVIQNHLLQLLALVAMEEPSSFDPAALQAEKIKVLQSTKPAYPLNKSTARGQYSAGWQGSEYVKGLREEDGFDPESTTETYAACTLLVNSRRWAGVPFYLRTGKRLGRRVTEIALVFKHAPYQPFDDGQLESLGQNAVVIRVQPDEGVTMRFGSKVPGSTMEVRDVNMDFAYAEAFTEESPEAYERLILDALLDESSLFPTNAEVELSWAILDPIIEYWAGAGQPEEYPAGTWGPTSADKMLRRRGHSWRRP; encoded by the coding sequence ATGGTTATCTTCGGCGTGACGGGCGACTTGGCCTACAAAAAACTGCTGCCCGCCATTTATGATCTGGCCAACCGCGGCCTCCTCCCGGCCGGGTTTACCCTGGTGGGCTTTGGTCGGCGCGAGTGGGACAAGCAACAGTTCGGGGACTACGTCAAGCAGGCTGTGCGCGACGGCGCCCGCACCAAGTTCGATCACAACGTGTGGACGCACCTGGCGGAAGGCATCGAGTTTGTCACCGGCAACTTTGACGACTCTGGCTTTGACACCCTGGCTGCGCGTCTGGCTGAGCTAGACGCAGCTCGCGGCACCGGCAGCAACTGGGCGTACTACCTGTCTGTACCACCGGACTACTTCGCCACCATCTGCCACCAGATGCAGCGAGTAGGTATGTCTCATAGCGCAGAGAATTCCTGGCGCCGGGTGATCATTGAAAAGCCCTTTGGGCACGACCAGGAGTCTGCGCGTGAGCTCAATGAGATAGTCAATGCCGTATTCCCAGAGTCTGCGGTCTTTCGCATTGACCACTACCTGGGCAAGGAAACCGTCCAAAACATTTTGGCGCTGCGCTTTGCCAACCAGATCTTCGAGCCGATGTGGAACGCCAACTACATCGACCACGTACAGATCACCATGGCTGAAGACATTGGCCTTGGTGGGCGCGCGGGCTACTACGACGGCATAGGCGCCGCCCGGGACGTGATCCAAAACCACTTGCTCCAGCTCCTGGCCCTGGTGGCTATGGAGGAGCCTTCTTCCTTCGACCCGGCAGCACTGCAGGCAGAAAAGATTAAGGTGCTCCAGTCCACCAAGCCGGCCTATCCGCTCAACAAGTCCACGGCCCGCGGGCAGTATTCGGCAGGCTGGCAAGGCAGCGAATACGTCAAGGGCTTACGGGAAGAAGATGGCTTTGACCCGGAATCCACCACGGAGACCTACGCGGCATGTACTCTGCTGGTCAACTCCCGTCGCTGGGCCGGCGTGCCGTTTTATCTACGCACCGGCAAGCGCCTGGGCCGGCGGGTTACCGAGATTGCACTGGTGTTCAAGCACGCCCCGTATCAGCCTTTTGATGACGGCCAATTGGAATCCCTGGGTCAGAATGCGGTGGTCATTCGCGTTCAGCCGGACGAGGGAGTCACCATGCGCTTTGGCTCCAAAGTGCCCGGCTCCACCATGGAGGTCCGCGATGTCAACATGGACTTCGCCTACGCGGAGGCCTTCACGGAAGAATCCCCGGAGGCCTACGAGCGGCTGATCCTCGATGCCTTATTGGACGAGTCCTCCCTGTTTCCCACCAACGCGGAGGTGGAATTATCCTGGGCCATCTTGGATCCCATCATCGAATACTGGGCCGGGGCTGGACAGCCGGAAGAATATCCGGCCGGCACCTGGGGCCCAACGAGCGCGGATAAGATGCTGCGCCGCCGTGGCCATTCGTGGCGCCGCCCCTAA
- the tpiA gene encoding triose-phosphate isomerase, which produces MSRTPLIAGNWKMNLDHLQAISQVQKFTFALPKDYYEKVDVAFMVPFTDLRSVQTLVDGDKLQVTYGSQDISQYESGAYTGEISGPMLAKLGVSWAVVGHSERRQYHGETDELVARKAAAALKNDITPIVCVGEPLDVREAGTHVDYVLNQTRNSLAGLSAADLARTVIAYEPVWAIGTGKVASADDAQEVCAAVRELVAQLADAAVADSIRILYGGSVKTDSVAELLEKPDVDGGLVGGASLNGEEFAKLVAAAAQ; this is translated from the coding sequence ATGTCGCGTACCCCGCTCATTGCCGGGAACTGGAAGATGAACTTGGACCATCTGCAGGCGATTTCCCAGGTGCAGAAGTTCACCTTCGCCTTACCCAAGGATTATTACGAGAAGGTTGATGTGGCCTTCATGGTGCCCTTTACAGATCTGCGTTCCGTGCAGACGCTGGTAGACGGTGACAAGCTCCAGGTCACCTATGGCTCCCAGGACATATCCCAGTATGAGTCCGGAGCCTACACCGGGGAGATTTCTGGCCCCATGCTGGCCAAACTTGGGGTCAGCTGGGCTGTGGTGGGCCATTCTGAGCGCCGCCAGTATCACGGGGAGACTGACGAGCTGGTGGCCCGCAAGGCCGCGGCAGCCCTCAAGAATGACATCACCCCGATTGTGTGTGTGGGCGAGCCCCTGGATGTTCGCGAGGCCGGGACTCACGTCGACTATGTGCTCAATCAAACCCGCAATTCCTTGGCTGGGCTTAGTGCGGCTGATCTGGCGCGTACCGTTATTGCCTATGAGCCGGTGTGGGCCATTGGCACCGGCAAGGTAGCTTCAGCTGATGATGCCCAGGAAGTCTGCGCCGCAGTGCGGGAGTTGGTGGCACAGCTTGCCGATGCTGCCGTAGCTGACAGCATCCGCATCCTCTACGGGGGTTCCGTGAAGACGGATTCTGTCGCTGAGCTGCTGGAAAAGCCTGACGTGGACGGCGGACTGGTGGGCGGAGCTTCGCTCAATGGTGAAGAGTTTGCCAAGCTGGTGGCCGCAGCTGCTCAATAA
- the tal gene encoding transaldolase encodes MSNYIDTLATLGTSTWLDDLSRDRLDSGNLAHVIERKSIVGVTTNPAIFAAAMSQGTAYDADIAKLKAQGTAADEAVYALAIADVQSACDLFLPIFERSGGADGRVSIEVDPRISDDAAATIAQARQLWAAVDRPNAMIKIPATAGSLPAIVDALAEGISVNVTLIFSVERYRQVIEAFIEGIRRAAAAGVDVSTIHSVASFFVSRVDTEVDKRLEAIGTPEALELRGYAGVTNAQLAYAAFQEELLAVELPEGANIQRPLWASTGVKNPDYPDTLYVSELAGPRTVNTMPEATIDAVLSQGNLHGDTLSGSADSARDTWQRLEAVGIDSADVFAVLEREGVEKFVDAWNELLESMSARLA; translated from the coding sequence ATGAGCAATTACATTGATACCCTGGCCACGCTGGGCACCTCCACGTGGTTGGATGATCTCTCCCGGGATCGCCTCGATTCTGGCAACTTGGCCCACGTCATTGAGCGCAAGTCCATCGTGGGCGTGACCACCAATCCCGCCATCTTTGCCGCGGCGATGTCGCAGGGCACGGCCTATGACGCGGACATCGCCAAGCTCAAGGCGCAAGGAACCGCTGCGGACGAGGCCGTGTATGCCCTGGCCATTGCCGATGTACAGTCAGCCTGCGATCTTTTCTTGCCCATCTTTGAGCGCTCCGGCGGTGCCGACGGCCGGGTGTCCATCGAGGTTGACCCCCGCATTTCTGACGATGCCGCCGCCACCATCGCCCAGGCCCGCCAGCTGTGGGCAGCCGTTGATCGCCCCAATGCAATGATCAAGATCCCCGCCACGGCAGGCTCCCTGCCTGCCATCGTGGACGCGCTGGCCGAAGGCATCAGCGTCAATGTCACCCTGATTTTCTCTGTGGAGCGCTACCGCCAGGTCATCGAAGCCTTCATCGAGGGCATCAGGCGCGCCGCAGCCGCTGGGGTGGACGTGAGCACCATTCATTCGGTGGCGTCCTTCTTCGTCTCCCGCGTGGACACTGAGGTAGATAAGCGGCTCGAGGCCATCGGCACGCCGGAGGCCCTGGAGCTGCGCGGCTACGCTGGCGTGACCAATGCACAATTGGCCTACGCTGCTTTCCAGGAGGAGCTGCTGGCCGTGGAATTGCCGGAGGGAGCGAATATCCAGCGCCCCCTGTGGGCCTCCACCGGTGTAAAGAACCCGGACTACCCGGACACCCTGTATGTCTCCGAGCTGGCCGGCCCACGCACCGTCAATACTATGCCAGAGGCAACCATCGACGCGGTGCTCTCCCAGGGCAATCTCCACGGCGATACCCTCAGTGGCTCTGCGGACTCCGCCCGCGATACCTGGCAGCGCCTGGAAGCAGTAGGCATTGATTCTGCTGATGTTTTTGCCGTGCTGGAGCGCGAGGGCGTGGAGAAGTTCGTCGACGCATGGAATGAACTGTTGGAGTCCATGTCAGCCCGCCTAGCTTAG
- a CDS encoding heme o synthase translates to METIKAYFALTKPRIIELLLVAAIPAMLQAQRGVEAVTDNLWLIISTIFGGWMGAAAAHTFNNVIEFELDKKMQRTRARPLVRDTISRRNAAIFAWIMLALSVFWLGVLANSWLAAFFVLLTNFFYAIVYTKFLKMRNSQNIVWGGLAGCMPAMVGWAVIRDNAPAGEPDRWWQAVVLFLIIFFWTPPHTWALAMKYREDYKAAGVPMLPVVAPEAEVTRQIIWYTIGTVLVSFLIIPAASWIYLVAAVASGAVFLGMAIKLHQGVRAGAKVKPMRLFIYSNNYLSVLFIALSLDAVLGWEPLGRMLGWSATLF, encoded by the coding sequence TTGGAGACAATCAAGGCCTATTTTGCGCTGACGAAACCGAGGATCATCGAACTCCTACTCGTGGCCGCAATCCCCGCCATGCTGCAAGCACAGCGCGGTGTGGAGGCAGTGACGGATAACCTGTGGCTGATTATTTCCACCATCTTCGGCGGTTGGATGGGCGCGGCAGCAGCCCACACCTTCAATAACGTCATCGAATTCGAGCTTGATAAGAAGATGCAGCGCACCCGCGCCCGGCCCCTGGTGCGAGATACCATTTCCCGGCGCAATGCTGCGATTTTCGCCTGGATCATGCTTGCCCTTTCCGTGTTCTGGCTGGGCGTTCTGGCCAATTCCTGGCTGGCAGCATTCTTTGTGTTGCTGACTAACTTCTTCTACGCCATTGTCTACACCAAATTTCTCAAGATGCGCAATTCCCAGAACATCGTCTGGGGCGGCCTGGCTGGCTGTATGCCTGCCATGGTGGGCTGGGCGGTCATCCGCGATAATGCACCGGCTGGGGAACCGGACCGGTGGTGGCAAGCCGTGGTGCTGTTTTTGATCATTTTCTTCTGGACCCCGCCGCACACCTGGGCCCTGGCCATGAAGTACCGCGAGGACTACAAGGCTGCCGGGGTGCCCATGCTGCCCGTTGTCGCCCCGGAAGCGGAGGTGACCCGACAGATTATCTGGTACACAATCGGCACGGTGCTAGTGTCCTTCCTGATTATCCCGGCGGCTAGCTGGATTTATTTGGTCGCCGCTGTGGCATCAGGCGCAGTGTTTTTGGGCATGGCCATCAAACTGCACCAAGGCGTGCGCGCGGGCGCCAAAGTCAAGCCCATGCGCTTGTTTATTTACTCCAACAACTACCTATCGGTGCTGTTTATTGCCTTGTCTCTCGATGCCGTGCTGGGCTGGGAGCCGCTGGGCCGCATGCTCGGCTGGTCCGCCACGCTTTTCTAA
- the tkt gene encoding transketolase — protein sequence MTTPRYPSDWTDLDTQAVDTVRILAADAVQNCGSGHPGTAMSLAPLAYTLYQRVLRHDPHDVTWAGRDRFVLSVGHSSLTQYIQLFLGGFGLEMEDLKALRTWGSLTPGHPEVNHTKGVEITTGPLGQGLASSVGMAMAARKERGLFDPQAPAGQSPFDHFIYVIASDGDLQEGVTAEASSLAGTQKLGNLIVFWDDNRISIEDDTNIAFNEDVVARYEAYGWHVQTVDSGEDVAAIEAAVAAAQAETERPSFIRVQTVIGYPAPNKMNTGGVHGAALGEDEVAATKEVLGFDPQQSFYISEEVLEHTRRLRERGAQAHAHWQEQFDEWAQANPEAKELFDRIAARQLPEGFAAELPSWEAGESVATRKASEAAIQALAATVPELWGGSADLAGSNNTVIKGAQSFGPEEITTDTWTATPYGRNLHFGIREHAMSAIMNGIALHGNTRVYGGTFLIFSEYQYPAVRLGALMSTDTYYVWTHDSIGLGEDGPTHQPVETLAALRAIPNLSVVRPADANETAQAWAAVLEYKAAPKGLALTRQNLPVLEGTESKAAEGVRRGAYVLVQESGDTPEVILLATGSEVQLAVGAAKELEAAGVSTRVVSAPCLEWFEKQDAVYRESVLPSEVRARVSVEAALAMPWHKYTGSFGRNVSLEHFGASAPAEELFEKFGFTVSAVVEAARESLADVEAAFGAR from the coding sequence ATGACTACTCCTCGCTATCCCTCCGACTGGACCGATCTGGATACGCAGGCCGTGGACACGGTTCGCATCCTGGCTGCCGATGCCGTTCAGAATTGCGGGTCCGGCCACCCCGGCACCGCAATGTCGCTTGCCCCCCTGGCTTATACCCTCTACCAGCGCGTGCTGCGCCACGATCCGCACGATGTCACCTGGGCTGGGCGCGATCGCTTCGTATTGTCCGTGGGGCATTCTTCTTTGACTCAGTACATCCAGCTCTTCCTGGGCGGGTTTGGCCTGGAGATGGAAGACCTCAAGGCGTTGCGCACGTGGGGTTCTCTGACCCCCGGCCATCCTGAGGTTAACCACACCAAGGGAGTAGAGATAACCACCGGTCCTTTGGGCCAGGGTTTGGCTTCTTCGGTGGGCATGGCTATGGCTGCGCGCAAGGAGCGCGGCTTGTTCGACCCGCAGGCACCGGCCGGACAGTCTCCCTTCGATCACTTCATCTACGTCATTGCCTCCGATGGTGATCTGCAAGAGGGCGTAACCGCAGAAGCTAGCTCGCTGGCCGGTACCCAGAAGCTGGGCAACCTGATTGTGTTCTGGGACGATAACCGCATCTCCATCGAGGACGACACCAACATTGCCTTCAACGAGGACGTGGTGGCGCGCTATGAGGCTTATGGTTGGCACGTGCAGACGGTGGACTCCGGCGAGGACGTCGCCGCCATCGAGGCCGCCGTGGCCGCGGCACAAGCTGAAACCGAGCGCCCCTCCTTCATCCGCGTCCAAACTGTTATCGGCTACCCGGCGCCGAACAAGATGAATACCGGTGGCGTCCACGGCGCTGCGCTGGGTGAGGACGAGGTGGCCGCAACCAAGGAGGTTCTGGGCTTTGACCCACAGCAGTCCTTCTACATCAGCGAGGAGGTCTTGGAGCACACCCGCCGCCTTCGCGAGCGCGGCGCCCAGGCCCATGCCCATTGGCAAGAGCAGTTCGATGAGTGGGCGCAAGCCAATCCCGAGGCGAAGGAACTCTTCGACCGGATCGCCGCCCGCCAGTTGCCGGAAGGATTTGCCGCTGAGTTGCCGTCCTGGGAGGCTGGCGAGTCGGTGGCCACCCGCAAGGCTTCTGAGGCCGCCATTCAGGCCCTGGCCGCCACCGTGCCGGAGCTGTGGGGTGGATCGGCGGATCTGGCTGGCTCTAATAACACAGTTATCAAGGGCGCGCAGTCCTTCGGCCCGGAAGAAATTACCACGGATACCTGGACGGCCACCCCCTATGGCCGCAACCTGCACTTCGGTATCCGGGAGCATGCGATGTCTGCCATCATGAATGGCATCGCCCTGCACGGCAATACCCGCGTCTACGGCGGTACGTTCCTCATCTTCTCCGAGTACCAGTACCCAGCTGTGCGTTTGGGCGCGTTGATGTCCACGGATACCTACTATGTGTGGACCCACGACTCCATTGGTCTGGGCGAGGATGGCCCTACCCACCAGCCAGTAGAGACGTTGGCTGCTCTGCGCGCGATCCCCAACCTCTCCGTGGTGCGCCCGGCGGATGCTAATGAGACCGCGCAGGCTTGGGCCGCCGTTTTGGAGTATAAGGCCGCCCCGAAGGGTCTGGCGCTGACCCGGCAGAATCTGCCCGTGTTGGAGGGCACCGAAAGCAAGGCCGCCGAGGGTGTGCGCCGGGGTGCCTACGTGCTGGTACAGGAGTCTGGCGATACCCCCGAGGTCATCCTGCTGGCCACCGGTTCTGAGGTGCAGTTGGCGGTGGGTGCCGCCAAGGAGTTGGAGGCCGCAGGGGTTTCCACCCGCGTGGTCTCCGCCCCGTGCTTGGAATGGTTCGAGAAGCAAGATGCCGTCTACCGCGAGTCAGTGCTGCCATCGGAGGTACGTGCTCGCGTGTCTGTGGAAGCCGCGCTGGCTATGCCGTGGCACAAGTACACGGGCAGCTTTGGCCGCAACGTCTCCTTGGAGCACTTCGGTGCCTCGGCTCCGGCGGAGGAGCTTTTTGAAAAGTTCGGCTTCACCGTCTCCGCCGTGGTCGAAGCCGCACGCGAGTCCCTCGCTGACGTCGAAGCCGCCTTCGGTGCGCGCTAG
- a CDS encoding glucose-6-phosphate dehydrogenase assembly protein OpcA, with the protein MIIPLPATSTGTIAKKLVEAQEHYTLTTGRVLTLIVVVEGHQDSAAAGTIDPIVDAVRDASHEHPSRVLVVVSGDRTAPTALDAELRVGGEAGASEIVIMHLHGALADQAKAVVTPLLLPDTPIVAWWPTHFPEAPSRHPVGALAQRRITNISALDASAETSYMRLQQLSRGYAPGDSDMTWASLTLWRGIVASALDRAPYEPVEAVEITGPAGHPAVEMAAAWLTDRLAVSVRRCPSATQEGTFPIHKLTFFRATSNITVEVTEEHAVRISVPGTPDSLVALNIRPTAEVLSEELRYLHADKTYAQALRALNRVSYA; encoded by the coding sequence ATGATTATCCCTTTGCCTGCCACGAGCACGGGCACTATAGCCAAGAAGCTGGTTGAGGCCCAGGAGCACTACACGCTGACCACGGGCCGGGTGCTCACGCTCATTGTCGTCGTGGAAGGACACCAGGACTCCGCTGCTGCGGGCACCATTGATCCGATTGTCGATGCCGTGCGCGACGCCTCCCATGAGCACCCCTCCCGCGTATTGGTGGTGGTCTCCGGGGACCGCACCGCCCCGACTGCCCTGGATGCTGAGCTGCGCGTGGGCGGAGAAGCCGGCGCCTCTGAGATTGTGATCATGCACCTCCATGGTGCACTGGCGGACCAAGCCAAGGCGGTAGTTACTCCGCTACTGCTTCCCGATACCCCAATTGTCGCGTGGTGGCCCACCCACTTCCCGGAGGCGCCATCCCGTCACCCGGTGGGCGCTTTGGCGCAGCGGAGAATTACCAACATCAGCGCCCTCGATGCGTCTGCAGAGACGTCCTACATGCGCCTGCAGCAACTCTCCCGCGGCTATGCCCCCGGTGACAGTGACATGACCTGGGCGTCGCTGACCTTGTGGCGCGGCATCGTGGCCTCAGCGCTAGACCGCGCACCCTATGAGCCAGTGGAGGCAGTAGAAATTACCGGACCAGCTGGGCACCCGGCAGTGGAAATGGCAGCAGCGTGGCTCACTGACAGGCTCGCAGTATCGGTGCGCCGCTGCCCCTCCGCTACCCAGGAGGGGACCTTCCCCATCCACAAGCTCACCTTCTTCCGAGCTACGTCCAACATCACAGTGGAGGTCACGGAAGAGCACGCAGTGCGCATTAGCGTTCCCGGGACCCCGGATTCGCTAGTGGCTCTCAACATTCGGCCCACGGCCGAGGTCCTGTCTGAGGAACTGCGCTATCTGCACGCAGACAAGACCTACGCACAGGCCCTCCGTGCCCTTAACAGGGTCTCCTACGCTTAA